The Streptomyces vinaceus genome contains the following window.
CCTCGGCCGCAGGCGGCCTCCCCGGCCCGGGCCGGGCGTCTCGCGGGGTGGAAGGCACCGCCGGAGGCGGCGGACCGGGGACTACCCTGGGCGGCATGACCTCGCTCGACGCCCCCGTCTCGCCCGTGACCGCCACCGCGCAAGCCGCCCGCACCGCCGCCGCGGCCATCGCCCCCCTCCCGCGGTCCGCCAAGGACGCCGCCCTGCTGGCCGTCGCGGACGCGCTGGTGGCCCGTACGGCCGAGATCGTCGAGGCCAACGCCGCGGACATCGCCAAGGCCCGCGAGGCCGGCACCAGCGAGACCGTCATCGACCGCCTCACCCTCACCCCCGAGCGCGTCGCGGCCATCGCCTCCGACGTCCGGGACGTCGCCGCCCTCCCCGACCCCGTCGGCGAGGTCGTCCGCGGCTCGACCCTCCCCAACGGCATCGACCTGCGCCAGATCCGCGTCCCGCTCGGCGTCGTCGGCATCATCTACGAGGCCCGCCCCAACGTCACCGTCGACGCCGCCGCCCTCTGCCTCAAGTCCGGCAACGCGGTCCTGCTGCGCGGCAGCTCCTCCGCGTACGCCTCCAACACGGCCCTCGTCGCGATCCTGCGCGACGCCGTCGAGAGCGCCGGCCTGCCCGCGGACGCGATCCAGCTCGTCCCCGGCGAGTCCCGCGACTCCGTCCGCGAGCTGATGCGCGCCCGAGGCCTCGTCGACGTGCTCATCCCGCGCGGCGGCGCCTCGCTCATCAAGACCGTCGTCGAGGAGTCCATCGTCCCGGTCATCGAGA
Protein-coding sequences here:
- a CDS encoding glutamate-5-semialdehyde dehydrogenase; its protein translation is MTSLDAPVSPVTATAQAARTAAAAIAPLPRSAKDAALLAVADALVARTAEIVEANAADIAKAREAGTSETVIDRLTLTPERVAAIASDVRDVAALPDPVGEVVRGSTLPNGIDLRQIRVPLGVVGIIYEARPNVTVDAAALCLKSGNAVLLRGSSSAYASNTALVAILRDAVESAGLPADAIQLVPGESRDSVRELMRARGLVDVLIPRGGASLIKTVVEESIVPVIETGTGNCHVYVDAQADLGMAVDILVNSKAQRPSVCNSAETLLVHRDIADAFLPRALDALAEAGVTVHGDDRVLAAAEHSKVTALPATDEDWAAEYLSYDIAAGVVDSLDDAVAHIRRWTSGHTEAIVTTSQAAARRFTQLVDSTTVAVNASTRFTDGGQFGFGAEIGISTQKLHARGPMGLPELTSTKYIVTGDGHVR